One genomic segment of Mycolicibacterium neworleansense includes these proteins:
- a CDS encoding DUF4194 domain-containing protein: MTDTPDTSSVPDTTIDFDALPSIDAVERSTDQRRAPRFDGDVSELPDRACWALQHLLSRRYVSKDNHSELWSWVTRYRSELTVRLSELDMRLCISDDHDIAYVEQADYESQWRRRLLRRETLNTYDSILALHLAKLMRAASRDENVLISRDEIHELFAGVNNDTDRDTASFDKRIDNAIERLTDIEMLSRNREDEDSFTISPVVNAIMTASMITELQQQFEQLKRAATGTGDDDIDDLSERLSDEVDAHG, from the coding sequence ATGACCGACACCCCGGACACCTCTTCGGTCCCGGATACGACGATCGATTTCGATGCCCTGCCGAGCATCGACGCCGTCGAACGGTCCACCGATCAGCGCCGCGCGCCCCGCTTCGACGGGGACGTCAGTGAGTTGCCCGACCGCGCCTGCTGGGCATTGCAGCATCTGTTGTCGCGTCGCTACGTCAGCAAGGACAACCACTCGGAGCTGTGGTCATGGGTCACCCGGTACCGTAGCGAGCTCACCGTTCGGCTGTCGGAACTCGATATGCGGCTGTGCATCTCGGACGATCACGACATCGCCTATGTCGAGCAGGCCGACTACGAGTCGCAGTGGCGGCGCCGGCTGCTGCGCCGCGAAACGCTCAACACCTACGATTCGATCCTGGCCCTGCACCTGGCCAAGCTCATGCGCGCCGCGTCGCGCGACGAGAACGTCCTGATCAGCCGTGACGAGATCCACGAGCTGTTCGCCGGGGTGAACAACGACACCGACCGGGACACCGCCTCGTTCGACAAGCGCATCGACAACGCGATCGAGCGGCTCACCGACATCGAGATGCTCTCCCGCAACCGGGAAGACGAGGACAGTTTCACGATCAGCCCGGTGGTCAACGCGATCATGACGGCCTCGATGATCACCGAACTGCAGCAGCAGTTCGAGCAGTTGAAGCGGGCCGCCACCGGCACCGGGGACGACGACATCGACGACCTGTCCGAACGGCTCTCCGACGAAGTGGATGCTCATGGCTGA